CCGCGAGCACCACCGCGTCCGCCGCGCGCACCGAGCCCTCCGACAACCGGAGGCCGCGCACCTGACCCTGCTCGACGACCACGCCCTCGACGCGCGCGGACACCTCCAGCGTCGCGCCAGCCTCCTTCGCCACGGCGGCCACCGCGTCCACCAGCGCGCCCCAGCCGTCATCGAGGTAGAGCACGCCCGCCTCGACGGCGAGCTGGACCTGCGTCACCGCGGCCTCCGCGCTCAGGGCGTCCAGGTCCGCGGCGTAGGTGGCCACGCGCACGAGCGCGGCGACGACGGCGCGCGCGTCCTCCCGGGACAGGCGCGTGTCGAGCCACTGGCGCATCGACACGTGCGTCAGCGGCTCCGTGTCCACGCGGCGCAGGCTCGCGAGCAGCCGTGCCATCTCCAGCTTGCTGCTCAACTGCAACACGTCGGTCGTGAGGAGCGACACGGGCCCGCGCGGCAGCGTGTGCAACCTGCCGGCGCGCAGCGCGTAGGAACCACCCGACTCCCCGGCGATGCGCCCCCGCGGCTTCACGCCCAGGCGTCCGAGCACCCGCATGCCGGCCCCCGCCCGGTACAACGCATGCGGCCCCAGGTTGAAGCGGAAGCCCTCCACGTCCGTCGTCTGCGCGCGGCCGCCCAGGTGCTTGGAGCGCTCGTACAACGTCACCGCGCAGCCGCCGCGCGCCAGCAGCGCCGCCGTCGCCAGCCCGCCCAAACCGCCTCCCACCACCGCCACCTTCTTCGTCTCCATGTCCGTCCTCCGTCGCCCGCGTCGGGGGAAATCCCGGCGTTCGACGGCTCCACGAAAATGGGCGGCGAAAGGTTACAGCGGGCCTCGAGGCGCCTCCGGATGGCCCCGGACGACAGCCCTCCTGGAGACGACGATGCGACGCGTCGTGAGGGGCGTCACCCCGTGCGGGCGGTCCTGGTGCGCAATTCCCGCCGCTCGGGTGTCATGGCCTCGCGAGCCCTCTCTCACCTGCCACCCGCGTCGACGGAGCGGTTAGGATGTGGGCATCCTGGGGCCGCTGGAGACAGTCATGCGCAACGCCGCCGTCATCGTCATCGCCAGTCTCCTCTTCACGGGATGCAGCAACTACTGGTGGCTCGCCCGCGCGCTCCTTCCGGACCACACCATCAACGGCAGCGGCGGCACCCAGACCCTCCGGGAGCCTCGTCCGAACCCCTCCAGCGAGCCCGTGTACGGCCCCGACCGCTCCTCGGATGCCCCGGATGCGAAGCAACAAGACGAGGCCAAGGCCGCCAACGACACACCTTGAAACATCCTGGCGAGAACCTTCCGCTCCGAGTGCTGTGAGACGTATCAACCGGGTCTGTTTCACCTCGGACCTGGAGCGAAGACGACCCCAGACGTCACGAGAAGCAAGGCAATGTCAGAGGTAGTCGTAGGATGATGCGTGCACGGCGGATTCCCCGCCGGGACTGGACAAGGCACGCATCCATGAAGACGCTCCTCGCCGCCCTGCTCACGCTTCCCCTGCTCGCCTGTGGCCCCGCGCCCGAGGCCGAACCCACGCAGGCTCCGTCGGACACCGAGAGCCTGACGCAGTCGAGCGAGCTGTCCTCCTCCGCCCCCCGCGAGCGCTCCATCCGCCTGCGCACCGGCGTGACGCTCCGCTATGTGGAGCAGGGCTCGCGGCATGGCCCCGCCGTCGTCTTCCTGCACGGCTACACGGACTCGCACCACACCTGGGACTTGAACCTGTCGCGCTTCTCGCGCGACCTGCACATCTACGCGCTGGACCAGCGTGGCCACGGTGATTCGTCCCGCCCCGCGTGTTGCTACACGCAGCAGCACTTCGCGGCGGATGTGGCGGCCTTCCTCGACGCCGTGGGCGAATCGCGCGCCATCCTCGTCGGCCACTCGATGGGCAGCTTCATCGCGCAGCAGGTGGCGCTGGATTACCCGCGTCGCGTGGAGGCGCTGGTGCTCGTCGGCTCGGCCCCCACCGTCGCGGGCAACGAGGTGGCCCTGGGCCTGAAGTCCGTCGTCGATGAACAGGTAGGCACCGTCGACCCGGCCTTCGTGCGCGAGTTCCAGTCGAGCACCTTCGTCCGCCCCGTGCCCGCCTCCTA
The Myxococcus guangdongensis genome window above contains:
- a CDS encoding alpha/beta fold hydrolase, translated to MKTLLAALLTLPLLACGPAPEAEPTQAPSDTESLTQSSELSSSAPRERSIRLRTGVTLRYVEQGSRHGPAVVFLHGYTDSHHTWDLNLSRFSRDLHIYALDQRGHGDSSRPACCYTQQHFAADVAAFLDAVGESRAILVGHSMGSFIAQQVALDYPRRVEALVLVGSAPTVAGNEVALGLKSVVDEQVGTVDPAFVREFQSSTFVRPVPASYLDTLVSESLKVPARVWQDSLDGLIAEDHSRRLRSIRVPVLVVGGDQDGFFPVAQQRALVNALPDARFILYPDTGHAPHAELPQTFVRDVSQFIQRVTR
- a CDS encoding FAD-dependent oxidoreductase translates to METKKVAVVGGGLGGLATAALLARGGCAVTLYERSKHLGGRAQTTDVEGFRFNLGPHALYRAGAGMRVLGRLGVKPRGRIAGESGGSYALRAGRLHTLPRGPVSLLTTDVLQLSSKLEMARLLASLRRVDTEPLTHVSMRQWLDTRLSREDARAVVAALVRVATYAADLDALSAEAAVTQVQLAVEAGVLYLDDGWGALVDAVAAVAKEAGATLEVSARVEGVVVEQGQVRGLRLSEGSVRAADAVVLAGSPKDVASLLPEDAVLAKEAEAATPIRAATLELGLSRLPRREALFALGVDGPWYASVHSAYARLGPEGGAMVHVMKYLSPSASEATEAELEAVMDVLQPGWREVLVARRFRPALVVSHLLPTASTGGLSGRPAPAVPHVAGLYRVGDWVGSEGMLSDASFASAESVERALLRHAAVAPRRRAVGA